Proteins encoded together in one Bos indicus isolate NIAB-ARS_2022 breed Sahiwal x Tharparkar chromosome 25, NIAB-ARS_B.indTharparkar_mat_pri_1.0, whole genome shotgun sequence window:
- the METTL9 gene encoding protein-L-histidine N-pros-methyltransferase isoform X3 — MDRRTVSWDTRFYEKWYVCNREKLCESLQAVFVQSYLDQGTQIFLNNSIEKSGWLFIQLYHSFVSSVFSLFMSRTSINGLLGRGSMFVFSPDQFQRLLKINPDWKTHRLLDLGAGDGEVTKIMSPHFEEIYATELSETMIWQLQKKKYRVLGINEWQKTGFQYDVISCLNLLDRCDQPLTLLKDIRSVLEPTRGRVILALVLPFHPYVENVGGKWDKPSEILEIKGQNWEEQVNSLPEVFRKAGFVIEAFTRLPYLCEGDMYNDYYVLDDAVFVLKPV, encoded by the exons tggTATGTGTGCAACAGAGAGAAATTATGCGAGTCACTCCAGGCTGTCTTTGTTCAGAGTTACCTTGATCAAGGAACACAGATCTTCTTAAACAACAGCATTGAGAAATCGGGCTGGCTATTTATCCAATTATATCACTCTTTCGTGTCATCTGTTTTTAGCCTGTTTATGTCTAGAACATCTATCAATGG gttGCTAGGAAGAGGCTCAATGTTTGTGTTTTCACCAGATCAGTTTCAGAGACTGCTTAAAATTAATCCAGACTGGAAAACCCATAGACTTCTTGATTTAGGTGCTGGCGATGGAGAAGTCACAAAAATCATGAGCCCTCATTTTGAAGAAATTTATGCCACTGAGCTGTCTGAAACTATGATATGGCAGCTGCAGAAGAAGAAATACAG aGTGCTTGGTATAAATGAATGGCAGAAGACAGGGTTCCAGTATGATGTCATCAGCTGCTTAAATTTGCTGGACCGCTGTGATCAGCCTCTGACTTTGTTAAAAGATATCAGAAGTGTCTTGGAGCCAACCAGAGGCAGGGTCATCCTTGCTCTGGTCTTGCCTTTTCATCCCTATGTGGAGAACG taGGTGGCAAGTGGGATAAACCATCGGAAATTTTGGAAATCAAGGGACAGAATTGGGAAGAACAAGTGAATAGTCTGCCTGAAGTTTTCAGAAAAGCTGGTTTTGTTATCGAAGCTTTCACCAGACTGCCATACCTGTGTGAAGGTGACATGTATAATGACTACTACGTTCTGGATGATGCTGTCTTTGTTCTCAAACCCGTATAA
- the IGSF6 gene encoding immunoglobulin superfamily member 6 isoform X1 gives MSIKQEHRTKGGETPTDQAPLLPPTGVADDCTVSVSQPPELQVDYMQKVVTLPCSFSTVGCPAEQPKCLWFRYGTHESKNLCLNGCRSKTDKYTLENPAQNQVSLTVNRLTFNDSAIYVCGIAFPNSKQPRAKQTGRGTVLVVREMKVLSKELQSALIALLVLFSIYITSVLVILIVLTKAKSNTQRKNETEESQKKKSARRIFQEIAQELYSKRQQTSQQTEKDNTYENRAALSNYERP, from the exons ATGTCGATAAAACAGGAGCACAGGACAAAGGGAGGTGAGACGCCCACTGATCAAgctcctctgcttcctcccacAGGGGTCGCGGATGACTGCACCGTCTCAGTGTCTCAACCACCTGAACTTCAAGTGGACTACATGCAAAAGGTCGTAACCTTGCCCTGCTCCTTCTCCACAGTGGGGTGCCCTGCAGAGCAACCAAAATGCCTGTGGTTTCGCTACGGGACTCATGAGTCTAAGAACCTGTGCTTGAATGGATGCAGAAGTAAGACAGACAAATACACACTTGAGAATCCGGCACAAAACCAGGTTTCCCTCACTGTGAACAGGCTGACTTTCAATGACAGTGCAATCTACGTCTGTGGAATAGCCTTTCCCAACTCAAAGCAACCGAGAGCTAAGCAAACGGGAAGAGGGACTGTGCTTGTGGTAAGAG AGATGAAGGTTCTCAGCAAGGAACTGCAGTCCGCCCTGATAGCCCTCTTAGTCCTGTTCTCTATCTACATCACCAGTGTGCTCGTGATCCTCATCGTCCTCACCAAA GCAAAATCTAACACTCAAAGAAAGAACGAAACAGAAGAATCACAAAAG AAAAAGAGTGCTCGGCGTATTTTTCAGGAAATTGCTCAAGAGCTATATAGCAAGAGACAACAAACAAGCCAACAAACT GAAAAAGACAACACTTATGAAAACAGAGCAGCGCTTTCTAACTATGAAAGACCATAG
- the IGSF6 gene encoding immunoglobulin superfamily member 6 isoform X2 has translation METVNRGKIILGLEFNLILFYVGVADDCTVSVSQPPELQVDYMQKVVTLPCSFSTVGCPAEQPKCLWFRYGTHESKNLCLNGCRSKTDKYTLENPAQNQVSLTVNRLTFNDSAIYVCGIAFPNSKQPRAKQTGRGTVLVVREMKVLSKELQSALIALLVLFSIYITSVLVILIVLTKAKSNTQRKNETEESQKKKSARRIFQEIAQELYSKRQQTSQQTEKDNTYENRAALSNYERP, from the exons atggAGACCGTGAACAGAGGAAAGATCATTCTCGGTCTGGAATTCAATCTGATTCTGTTTTATGTCG GGGTCGCGGATGACTGCACCGTCTCAGTGTCTCAACCACCTGAACTTCAAGTGGACTACATGCAAAAGGTCGTAACCTTGCCCTGCTCCTTCTCCACAGTGGGGTGCCCTGCAGAGCAACCAAAATGCCTGTGGTTTCGCTACGGGACTCATGAGTCTAAGAACCTGTGCTTGAATGGATGCAGAAGTAAGACAGACAAATACACACTTGAGAATCCGGCACAAAACCAGGTTTCCCTCACTGTGAACAGGCTGACTTTCAATGACAGTGCAATCTACGTCTGTGGAATAGCCTTTCCCAACTCAAAGCAACCGAGAGCTAAGCAAACGGGAAGAGGGACTGTGCTTGTGGTAAGAG AGATGAAGGTTCTCAGCAAGGAACTGCAGTCCGCCCTGATAGCCCTCTTAGTCCTGTTCTCTATCTACATCACCAGTGTGCTCGTGATCCTCATCGTCCTCACCAAA GCAAAATCTAACACTCAAAGAAAGAACGAAACAGAAGAATCACAAAAG AAAAAGAGTGCTCGGCGTATTTTTCAGGAAATTGCTCAAGAGCTATATAGCAAGAGACAACAAACAAGCCAACAAACT GAAAAAGACAACACTTATGAAAACAGAGCAGCGCTTTCTAACTATGAAAGACCATAG